One Tolypothrix bouteillei VB521301 DNA window includes the following coding sequences:
- a CDS encoding alpha-mannosidase yields the protein MTSPVSQADTKSISDAIAKLRSWSQVNILPSWRCFEGDLSAVEVTASDLSSWNFAKLNPKGQITWAGGQKVLWLLQKLIIPEDLQGYPLEGLCLRLALVWWADSAKVYVNGQLIVEGDLFDSFPRVLLSKGVTPGEELTVALRLVSPGHCDGALVKSQLVYESNNDGSVEPGFVADELAVVERCLECFEPERLDALRVFIEELDWKGLNRKDAKGAKEEFEELLSVVRQKLRGFKIQHLKSKIFLLGHAHLDLAWLWPVNETWQAAQKTFESVLSLQEGFPELIFCHSTPALYAWIEEHRPDLFGAIQQAVADGRWEVVGGFWVEPELNLIAGESIVRQLLYGQRYVLEKFGKFSSVVWVPDSFGFCATLPQFLVNGGVEYFVTQKLRWNDTTRFEHGAFWWKSPDGSEVFSYMSALIGEGIDPVKMVSYACEWRSQTGLVESLWLPGVGDHGGGPTRDMLETARRWQKSPVFPDVEFCTSESYLQQIKGQGENRDTGDKEEVSTVSTPSPPSPPLPLSPSPLPTWEDELYLEFHRGCYTTHSDQKRWNRHCEGLLYQAELFAAWATLSVGASYPKSELEFAWKNVLFNQFHDILPGSSIHQVYVDALPTWQEVERVGSSIVQQSLNAIASQISLPTPPQPEAQPVVIFNSLNWVRSQIVELEFPEEDDERRDWTIYNLDGQEVESQSRFMGFRREPNGDEIPVKSVSFFVSEIPACGYRVFWLCPCKPTLESLKPFEEFVLENECLRVTIDPETGDLSNVFDKTNHREVLSGLGNQLQAFQDSGQYWDAWNIDPNYAQHPLPPAELLSVHHLERGALRTRVRVVRRIGQSTFSQDYILEKESAVLKIANKVNWQENHVLVKVAFPLNLEADFATYEIPCGAIRRTTKPTTPAEKAKWEVPALRWADLTEIQNHYGVSLLNDCKYGYDSQPNQLRLTLLRSPNWPNPEADRGYHEFTYALYPHAQSWETANTVKRGYELNIPLQVLVLNPQQQNRQSSLPPSGSLLNLSDENLILMAFKQSEDDPEQWILRCYECHGKTAELELQSDLGLTLDEPVDLLERSLNSHEQNKCTVKPWKIISFKIGNTVFR from the coding sequence ATGACATCTCCCGTATCTCAAGCCGATACTAAATCAATTTCTGACGCGATCGCAAAACTGCGTTCTTGGAGTCAGGTAAATATTCTGCCTTCGTGGCGATGTTTTGAAGGTGACTTGAGTGCAGTTGAGGTAACTGCATCCGATCTATCTTCTTGGAACTTTGCCAAGCTGAATCCAAAAGGACAAATTACTTGGGCTGGAGGTCAAAAGGTTTTATGGCTTTTACAAAAATTAATCATTCCTGAGGATTTACAGGGTTATCCCTTAGAGGGTTTGTGTTTGCGGCTGGCGCTCGTTTGGTGGGCTGATTCTGCCAAAGTTTATGTGAACGGACAGTTGATAGTTGAGGGGGATTTATTTGATTCATTTCCCAGAGTGCTTTTGAGTAAAGGGGTAACGCCGGGAGAGGAATTGACGGTAGCGTTGCGTTTGGTGAGTCCGGGTCATTGTGATGGTGCGTTGGTGAAGTCGCAATTGGTTTATGAATCTAACAACGATGGTTCTGTGGAACCTGGTTTTGTGGCTGATGAGTTGGCTGTTGTGGAGCGTTGTTTGGAGTGTTTTGAGCCTGAAAGGTTGGATGCTTTGAGGGTTTTTATTGAGGAGTTGGATTGGAAGGGATTGAACCGCAAAGACGCGAAGGGCGCGAAGGAAGAGTTTGAGGAGTTGTTGTCTGTTGTTCGTCAAAAACTTCGAGGATTTAAAATCCAACATCTAAAATCCAAAATTTTTTTGTTGGGTCACGCTCATCTCGATCTAGCATGGTTGTGGCCTGTGAATGAAACTTGGCAAGCTGCACAAAAAACTTTTGAATCAGTTTTGAGTTTACAGGAAGGTTTTCCTGAGTTGATTTTCTGTCATTCTACTCCGGCTCTTTATGCTTGGATTGAGGAACACCGTCCGGATTTGTTTGGTGCTATTCAACAGGCGGTGGCTGATGGGCGTTGGGAAGTGGTGGGTGGTTTTTGGGTTGAACCTGAACTGAATTTGATTGCGGGTGAATCTATTGTTCGTCAACTTCTCTACGGTCAACGCTACGTATTGGAGAAGTTTGGTAAGTTTTCTAGTGTGGTATGGGTTCCTGATAGTTTTGGTTTTTGTGCAACTTTGCCTCAGTTTTTAGTGAATGGAGGTGTTGAGTATTTTGTAACTCAGAAGTTGCGGTGGAATGATACAACTCGATTTGAGCATGGTGCTTTTTGGTGGAAGTCTCCTGATGGAAGTGAAGTCTTCAGCTATATGTCTGCGTTGATTGGTGAAGGTATCGATCCTGTGAAGATGGTATCTTATGCTTGTGAGTGGCGATCGCAAACGGGGTTAGTTGAATCTCTATGGCTTCCCGGTGTGGGGGATCATGGGGGCGGACCGACTCGCGATATGTTGGAAACCGCCCGTCGCTGGCAAAAATCTCCCGTATTTCCCGATGTTGAATTTTGTACTTCTGAAAGTTACTTGCAGCAAATTAAGGGACAAGGAGAAAACAGGGACACGGGGGATAAGGAAGAAGTTTCTACCGTGTCTACCCCCTCTCCCCCCTCTCCCCCTCTCCCCCTCTCCCCCTCTCCACTCCCCACCTGGGAGGACGAATTGTATTTGGAATTCCATCGGGGTTGCTACACAACTCACAGCGACCAAAAACGCTGGAACCGTCATTGTGAGGGGTTGCTCTATCAAGCAGAACTTTTTGCAGCTTGGGCAACTTTAAGTGTTGGCGCAAGTTATCCGAAGTCCGAGCTAGAATTTGCATGGAAAAATGTTTTATTCAATCAATTTCACGATATTTTGCCCGGTTCTTCTATTCATCAAGTTTATGTGGATGCATTACCAACTTGGCAAGAAGTGGAACGAGTTGGTAGTAGTATCGTGCAACAGTCTTTGAATGCGATCGCATCCCAAATCTCTCTACCGACACCTCCACAGCCTGAAGCACAACCAGTTGTTATTTTCAATTCTCTCAATTGGGTGCGATCGCAAATCGTTGAACTTGAGTTTCCAGAAGAGGATGATGAGCGCCGGGATTGGACGATATATAATTTGGACGGTCAAGAGGTTGAGTCTCAGAGCCGTTTTATGGGATTTAGACGCGAACCAAATGGTGATGAAATACCAGTAAAGTCAGTTTCGTTTTTTGTCAGTGAGATTCCTGCTTGTGGTTATCGTGTCTTCTGGTTGTGTCCGTGTAAACCTACTTTGGAGTCTCTCAAACCATTTGAAGAGTTCGTTTTAGAAAATGAGTGTTTGCGAGTGACAATTGACCCAGAAACGGGAGATCTGTCCAACGTTTTTGATAAAACCAATCACCGTGAAGTTCTCAGTGGATTGGGAAATCAACTCCAAGCATTCCAAGATAGCGGTCAGTACTGGGATGCTTGGAATATTGACCCAAATTATGCTCAACATCCTTTACCACCTGCGGAATTGTTAAGCGTTCATCATTTAGAAAGGGGTGCGTTGCGAACCCGCGTGCGAGTGGTGCGAAGAATAGGTCAATCAACGTTTTCGCAAGATTACATTTTAGAAAAAGAGTCTGCTGTTCTCAAGATAGCAAACAAAGTGAATTGGCAAGAAAATCATGTCTTGGTAAAGGTGGCTTTTCCACTAAACTTAGAAGCAGACTTTGCGACTTATGAAATTCCCTGTGGGGCTATTCGTCGGACAACCAAACCGACAACTCCAGCAGAAAAGGCAAAATGGGAAGTTCCCGCATTGCGTTGGGCTGACTTAACGGAAATCCAAAATCACTACGGTGTCAGTTTGCTGAATGATTGTAAATACGGTTACGACAGCCAACCCAACCAACTCCGCTTGACGTTGCTACGCAGTCCCAATTGGCCCAATCCGGAAGCAGATCGAGGTTATCATGAATTTACTTATGCCTTATATCCTCATGCCCAGAGCTGGGAAACAGCCAATACAGTAAAACGGGGATATGAATTAAATATACCCTTGCAAGTGCTGGTACTGAATCCACAACAGCAAAATCGTCAGAGTTCTTTACCACCAAGTGGTAGTTTGTTGAACTTATCAGATGAGAATTTAATCTTGATGGCTTTCAAGCAGTCAGAAGATGACCCAGAACAGTGGATTCTCAGGTGCTATGAATGCCATGGGAAAACAGCAGAGTTAGAATTGCAAAGTGACTTGGGTTTGACTTTGGATGAGCCAGTAGACTTACTGGAACGTTCCTTGAATTCTCACGAGCAGAACAAATGTACTGTAAAACCCTGGAAAATCATCAGCTTTAAGATAGGTAATACCGTTTTCAGATAA